A window of the Panulirus ornatus isolate Po-2019 chromosome 63, ASM3632096v1, whole genome shotgun sequence genome harbors these coding sequences:
- the LOC139746032 gene encoding glutamine-dependent NAD(+) synthetase-like produces MTKYDCSSADINPIGGFSKADLKRFLLLAKDRLNVPVLGDILGAPPTAELEPLEEGSLVQTDEADMGMSYDELSTYGKLRKVECCGPYSMFGKLVHLWSDQCAPKEVAEKVKLFFRCYSVNRHKMTVLTPAYHAETYSPDDHRFDHRQFLYNYRWVWQFKAIDKAVEKLDCGRDGDQVERSGSTCSNKGSRSSSFTRPSSRSSNNSLTGFTGSESHRRGVEVAPGPVIQDAHSEQDCTNESKHIALNMIVPHYQDQKMESSKSSSSHLGPASEEDRKRRGSTSIFVNALGHSTQKASRCGDSASSTIQYLNNNIQM; encoded by the coding sequence ATGACTAAATATGACTGTAGTTCTGCTGATATTAACCCCATTGGTGGATTTTCCAAGGCTGACCTCAAGAGATTTCTGCTTCTAGCCAAAGACAGACTTAATGTTCCTGTACTAGGCGATATTCTAGGAGCGCCACCTACTGCAGAACTTGAACCACTTGAGGAGGGCTCACTTGTACAAACAGATGAAGCAGACATGGGCATGTCATATGATGAACTGTCCACATATGGAAAGCTTCGAAAAGTTGAATGTTGTGGTCCATACTCCATGTTTGGCAAGCTAGTTCATCTTTGGTCTGATCAATGTGCACCTAAAGAGGTTGCAGAGAAAGTTAAGCTGTTCTTCCGTTGTTACAGTGTTAACCGCCACAAGATGACTGTTTTGACTCCAGCATACCATGCTGAGACATATTCACCTGATGATCATCGCTTTGACCACCGACAGTTCCTGTACAACTACCGCTGGGTGTGGCAGTTTAAAGCTATAGATAAAGCAGTGGAAAAGTTAGATTGTGGAAGGGATGGAGATCAAGTTGAACGAAGTGGGTCTACATGTTCCAATAAAGGCAGTCGGTCGTCTTCCTTCACACGGCCTTCATCGCGGTCatccaacaactcactcactggatttactggtagtgagtctcatcgtcgaggagtagaagtagcacctggacctgtcattcaagatgcacacagtgaacaagactgcacaaatgaaagtaaacatattgcattgaacatgatagtgccacactaccaagatcagaaaatggaaagtagtaaaagttcatcctctcatcttggacctgctagtgaggaagaccgaaaacgccgtggatctacatcaatctttgttaatgctcttggacacagtactcagaaagcaagtcgttgtggggattcagcttcttctaccattcagtaccttaataacaacatacaaatgtaa